In one window of Geminocystis sp. NIES-3709 DNA:
- a CDS encoding SDR family oxidoreductase, producing the protein MKIQGKTALVTGASRGIGRAIAIELAQNGIQRLLLVARDATRLAQLATEIEVEGVEVVIIPLDLTKPIDVNIAVAKAWRDYGPIHLLVNCAGIVHQTPFLQSKMYQIHEEISLNLMGMYTITRLMARRMAARQEGTIVNVSSLMGKVAAPTMSTYSATKFAILGFTQALRGELSAHKLNVISLLPSLTDTDMSRGLKLFSWVRATTPKRVAISLLRGLHRGDSEILVGWQSYLAVWGQRLAPWLLEKILLITAPQWQEKPQLRG; encoded by the coding sequence ATGAAAATTCAAGGAAAAACTGCTCTGGTTACTGGAGCTTCTCGTGGTATTGGGCGTGCCATCGCAATCGAATTAGCCCAAAATGGCATCCAACGCCTTTTATTAGTAGCTCGTGATGCCACTAGATTAGCTCAATTGGCTACGGAAATCGAAGTAGAAGGGGTAGAAGTGGTAATTATACCTTTGGATCTAACGAAACCCATAGACGTTAATATTGCTGTGGCAAAAGCTTGGCGGGATTATGGACCTATTCATCTGTTGGTAAACTGTGCAGGCATTGTCCATCAAACTCCCTTTTTACAGTCTAAAATGTATCAGATTCACGAAGAAATTTCCCTTAATCTGATGGGAATGTACACCATCACTCGTTTAATGGCACGACGGATGGCAGCCCGACAAGAAGGAACAATTGTCAATGTTTCTAGCTTAATGGGGAAAGTAGCTGCTCCTACCATGTCCACCTATTCCGCCACTAAGTTTGCGATTTTGGGATTTACCCAAGCCTTGCGAGGTGAATTATCGGCTCACAAATTAAACGTAATCAGTTTACTTCCTTCTTTAACCGATACCGATATGTCACGAGGATTAAAATTGTTCTCTTGGGTTAGGGCAACCACTCCTAAAAGAGTAGCGATCTCACTTTTGAGAGGATTGCATAGAGGGGACTCAGAAATCTTAGTGGGATGGCAAAGTTACTTAGCCGTGTGGGGGCAGCGCCTAGCACCTTGGCTATTAGAAAAAATTCTTTTAATAACAGCTCCCCAATGGCAAGAAAAGCCCCAGTTGAGAGGGTAA
- a CDS encoding nuclear transport factor 2 family protein, translated as MEFKPPFPPFTLETALEKVQIAEDAWNTKNPEKVALAYTIDSQWRNRSEFVNGREEIKAFLTRKWQKELDYRLKKELWCFTDNRIAVRFEYEWHDPSNQWYRSYGNEMWEFADNGLMQFRFASINDVLIEENHRKFR; from the coding sequence ATGGAATTTAAACCTCCTTTCCCTCCTTTTACTCTGGAAACTGCTTTAGAAAAAGTACAAATAGCTGAGGATGCTTGGAATACGAAAAACCCAGAAAAAGTAGCTTTAGCCTATACTATTGATTCACAATGGCGTAATCGATCAGAATTCGTTAATGGTAGAGAAGAAATTAAAGCATTTTTAACACGTAAATGGCAGAAAGAGCTTGATTATCGATTAAAAAAAGAGTTATGGTGTTTTACCGATAATCGTATTGCCGTCAGATTTGAGTATGAATGGCATGATCCATCTAATCAATGGTATCGTTCCTATGGTAATGAAATGTGGGAATTTGCTGATAATGGTTTAATGCAATTTCGTTTCGCTAGTATTAATGATGTTCTAATTGAAGAAAACCAT
- a CDS encoding TetR/AcrR family transcriptional regulator, translating to MAKETYIPCLLKLFRQYGYDGATLSKISIATGLGKASLYHHFPGGKDDMVKSVLDYLQQWLLTYILPSLRQQGDCQDKLRLMGDRLLELYEGGEQPCLFAILLLGSTRDLFHDQVKALFLVWIEEMTKVFMETGIDELLAKEKAEDIAISIQGSLILSQALDSSFPFQRVIKQLSI from the coding sequence ATGGCAAAAGAAACTTATATCCCTTGTTTATTAAAATTGTTTCGACAGTACGGCTATGATGGAGCAACTTTGTCGAAAATCTCCATAGCGACTGGTTTAGGAAAAGCTAGTCTTTATCACCACTTTCCTGGTGGAAAAGATGACATGGTAAAATCAGTGTTAGATTATCTACAACAATGGTTATTGACATATATTCTTCCATCTTTACGGCAACAAGGAGATTGTCAAGATAAGTTAAGATTAATGGGCGATCGCTTATTAGAACTTTATGAAGGAGGAGAACAACCCTGTTTATTTGCTATTTTATTATTAGGGTCAACTCGTGATTTATTTCATGATCAAGTTAAAGCCTTATTTTTAGTTTGGATTGAAGAAATGACTAAAGTATTTATGGAAACAGGAATTGATGAATTATTGGCAAAGGAAAAAGCAGAGGATATAGCAATCTCTATTCAGGGTTCATTAATTTTATCCCAAGCCTTAGATAGTTCTTTCCCTTTTCAAAGAGTCATCAAACAACTTTCAATCTAA
- a CDS encoding pyridoxamine 5'-phosphate oxidase family protein has translation MPRKFGEIAFTAEVKAAQAERGSRETYERYISNGAANDKITLQLKEFIAEIEGFYLGTVQSNGYPYIQFRGGEKGFLQVLDEKTLGFADYSGNLQYITVGNLSAEDKAFIFLMDYRHRKRVKIWGKAKYIEGDEALIERLRTPDYPAKIERVILFELEAYSENCPQHIPIRYSQTEVDAIIEPLQARIVELEQQLISKN, from the coding sequence ATGCCAAGAAAATTTGGAGAAATAGCTTTTACAGCTGAAGTTAAAGCAGCACAAGCCGAAAGAGGCTCAAGGGAAACCTATGAACGCTATATCAGTAATGGGGCGGCTAATGACAAGATTACCCTTCAGTTAAAAGAATTTATCGCCGAAATAGAGGGCTTTTATTTAGGTACAGTGCAATCTAACGGCTATCCCTATATTCAGTTTCGAGGCGGTGAAAAAGGTTTTTTACAAGTGTTAGATGAGAAAACTTTAGGCTTTGCTGATTATTCGGGCAATTTGCAATATATCACTGTTGGTAATTTGTCAGCCGAAGATAAGGCTTTCATCTTTTTAATGGATTATCGTCATCGTAAACGGGTAAAAATTTGGGGTAAAGCTAAGTATATCGAAGGGGATGAGGCATTAATTGAGCGTCTTCGCACTCCTGATTATCCTGCTAAAATTGAACGAGTTATTCTCTTTGAATTAGAAGCCTATAGCGAAAATTGTCCTCAACATATTCCCATTCGTTATTCCCAGACAGAAGTAGATGCCATAATTGAACCTTTACAAGCTCGTATTGTAGAGTTAGAACAACAATTAATCTCTAAAAATTAA
- a CDS encoding glutathione S-transferase family protein, producing MIKLYGHELSGNSYKVKLMLALLNLPYEWIKVDLMVGEHKQPQFLALNPFGQVPLLVDGETILADAQAILVYLARQYGNEQWLPLDALSLAKVIRWLSTTAGEIRQGVESARLYHLFKATNINLDRANQKAEYILTQLNDHLRNREWLELNHPTIADVAVFPYVALASDGKIDLTPYPHVLNWIDRVKSLPNFVGMIGINEE from the coding sequence ATGATTAAACTATATGGTCACGAACTTTCAGGAAATAGCTATAAGGTAAAGTTAATGTTAGCTTTACTAAATTTACCTTATGAATGGATTAAAGTTGATTTAATGGTGGGGGAACATAAACAACCTCAATTTTTAGCTTTAAATCCCTTTGGGCAAGTACCTCTTTTAGTAGATGGAGAAACAATCTTGGCGGATGCCCAAGCAATTTTAGTCTATTTAGCAAGACAATACGGCAATGAACAATGGTTGCCTTTAGATGCCTTGTCTCTAGCTAAAGTGATTCGTTGGCTTTCTACTACCGCCGGAGAAATTCGTCAAGGAGTAGAATCCGCAAGGCTTTATCATTTATTTAAAGCGACAAATATTAATTTAGATCGTGCTAATCAAAAAGCAGAGTATATCTTGACACAACTTAACGATCATCTTCGTAATCGAGAATGGTTAGAATTAAACCATCCTACCATTGCTGATGTGGCAGTTTTTCCTTATGTTGCCCTTGCTTCAGATGGTAAAATTGATCTCACCCCTTATCCTCATGTCTTAAACTGGATTGATCGTGTTAAAAGTCTTCCTAATTTTGTCGGTATGATTGGGATTAATGAGGAATGA
- a CDS encoding glutathione binding-like protein, translating to MIELYYWTTPNGHKITIFLEETSLDYKIIPVNIGKGDQFEPDFLKISPNNRIPAIIETQPTDQEESISIFESGAILLYLAQKTGQFLSNDTRQYAKTLEWLFWQVGGLGPMAGQNHHFGLYAPEKIPYAIDRYVKETNRLYGVLNKQLEGKDYIVGEYSIADMACYPWIVPYANQQQDITEFPHLEAWFKRMGEREAVIKAYQQAEQFKQPTVTEESRNILFGQTANTIDK from the coding sequence ATGATCGAACTTTACTATTGGACAACTCCTAACGGACATAAAATTACTATCTTTTTAGAAGAAACCAGTCTTGATTACAAAATTATCCCTGTCAATATTGGTAAGGGAGATCAGTTTGAACCAGATTTCCTGAAAATATCCCCCAATAATCGTATTCCTGCCATTATCGAGACTCAACCCACTGATCAGGAAGAATCCATTAGTATATTTGAGTCAGGGGCAATTTTACTCTATTTAGCTCAGAAAACGGGTCAATTTCTATCGAATGATACTCGACAATATGCTAAAACCTTAGAGTGGTTATTCTGGCAAGTTGGCGGACTTGGCCCCATGGCTGGGCAAAATCATCACTTTGGTTTATACGCGCCCGAAAAAATACCCTATGCCATCGATCGTTATGTCAAGGAAACCAATAGATTATACGGGGTATTAAATAAACAGTTAGAGGGGAAAGATTATATTGTAGGGGAGTATTCGATCGCTGATATGGCTTGTTATCCTTGGATTGTACCCTATGCTAATCAACAACAGGATATAACAGAATTTCCCCATTTGGAGGCATGGTTTAAACGCATGGGAGAAAGAGAAGCGGTTATTAAAGCATATCAACAAGCCGAACAATTTAAACAACCAACCGTCACCGAAGAAAGCCGAAATATCCTCTTTGGACAAACTGCTAATACGATCGATAAGTAA